The window TTTTCAAATTCATCAAAGTTGTAATAAATCTCCTGCCGTAAAAGCTTTAATACATTATTATCCGGCATATAAATACCTCCTGCCAAAAAGCTATTTCCCGGTTCCAGATGGCAATAATATCCTGCTTCATGAACTTTTTTCCCTGATTTATTAAAAAATGCACCGAAATTAGTTTTGTAAGGTGTTTTATCCTTAGAAAAACGCGTATCTCTGTATATCCTAAAGATACACTGCCTGGAGTTTAAACCAGAGATACCCTTATCAAATGAAGAAATTCCTGCAATAAGCTTATCAGCAATTTCAACAAAATATTTCAAAGCATTTTCATATTGCTTTCTATGAACTTCAAACCAATCCCTGTTATTATTTTTGGAAAGTTGCCTTAAAAAATTAAAAATATCATTCATAATTGTTTTTTTAATTTATTTGTTTTATTTTTACAAAATAAATATAACTTTATGTTCACATACAACTCATTATGTCAAAATTTTATATCATCTAAAATAATTATACTGTAAAAATATATTTTTCATGTTAAATACTAATAAGTTATTACTCACCTTAGTTATATTATTAACTACTTTCTATTTTATACAAGCACAACCGGGTTGTCCAAATGTTGAAGCGGGAAACAATGTTACGGTAAACTGTAACAGTCCCTGCACAACACTGACTGCTTCCTGCCTTGCCACGGGAGCTACAACAACATACACTGCTTCATCCATACCTTACAATCCTCCGTATCCTTATAATGCCGGAACACCAATTCTTGTAAACATTGATGACAAATGGAGCAATGTTATTAATTTGCCTTTTACTTTTTGTTTTTATGGTAATGCATACAACCAAATTATCTGCGGTTCAAATGGAGTTATTACTTTCAACACCAACGTAGCCAATGGTTATTGTGCCTGGTCATATTCCGCGTCCATACCCTCAACTTCGCTTTTTGCCAATACTATTTTCGGGCCCTATCATGATATTGACCCTGCTGTGTCAGGAAATATGTATTATTCCATACTTGGTTCTTATCCGTGCAGGACTTTCTGTGTAAGTTGGTACAATGTTGCTATGTATTCCAGTAGTTGCAATTCCATGAAAGCCACCCACATGATTGTTTTATATGAAAACACAAATGTTATTGAAGTTTACATGAAAAGCAAACCGGTTTGCTCTTCATGGAATGGCGGCAGGGCATGTATTGGTGTGCAAAACTCCAGTGCATCGGCAGGTGTTGTTGCACCGGGGCGCAATACAAGTGTTTGGACAGCTACCAATGAGGCATGGCGTTTTACTCCATCGGGAACACCCAACTATACTTTGACATGGTGGCAGGGTGGTACTCAAATAGGAACGGGGTCAACTATTACTGTTTGCCCAACCACGGCAACCACTTATACTGCCCAGGTTGATTACAGTTTATGCACGGGGAGCAACCTTACATTAACAGATAATGTTACTGTAAACGTAAATAATGCTACAAATGTTAGTGTCACACCAACTTCTGCCACGGTATGTAACGGACAAAGCACAACGCTTACAGCATCGGGAGGCACTTCATACACATGGGCTCCGGGCACTGGATTAAATACTACAAGCGGCCCTACCGTTATTGCAACACCAACACAGACAACAACTTATACCATGACAGGAATTTCTCCTAACGGCTGTACTTCCAACATTCCCATTACTATTAACGTAAATCAAAACCCCGCTCCTTCCATTACGCCTTCAGCTCCATCAATTTGCCCCGGAAATTCGGTCAATCTTGTCGCAGGAGGAGCAAACTCATATTCATGGTCGCCTTCAACCGGCCTCAGCTGTACAAACTGCCCTA is drawn from Bacteroidales bacterium and contains these coding sequences:
- a CDS encoding DUF2461 domain-containing protein, which gives rise to MNDIFNFLRQLSKNNNRDWFEVHRKQYENALKYFVEIADKLIAGISSFDKGISGLNSRQCIFRIYRDTRFSKDKTPYKTNFGAFFNKSGKKVHEAGYYCHLEPGNSFLAGGIYMPDNNVLKLLRQEIYYNFDEFEKIIKASDFVEFFKRIEGDSLLLPPKNFPKEFKGMGYLKLKDYTVVHAYHPEKMNMEQFLNYCIKIFKAMKPFNDFLNQALIT